AAAGTTTATGACGACGGGCAGAAGTCAGTATATGCAGTAAGCTCTAATCACAGTGCAGCCTACAATGGCACCGATGGCCTGGCACCAGTCGAAGTAGAGGAACTTCTAAGACAAGCTTCAGAGAGAAATTCTAAATCCCCAACAGAGTACCATGAGCCTGTATATGCCAATCCATTTTGCAGACCGACGACTCCGCAGAGAGAGAAGGTAACTCCTGGACCAAACTTCCAAGAAAGGATTAAGATTAAAGCTAATGGACTGAGTAATGATATGAATGGGTCCATACACAACATGGACAATGGACTTTCAGAGGAGAGGGGCAACAGCTTCAATCACGTGAGTCCCATTCGGCCAATACCTCATCCCCGATCAATGACTCACCAAGCAGAGGAGATGCCCCATAGCCTACAAAAGAGGATGACAACTCCTTGGGAAGAATCACATGTGATGCAGGACCAGTATGCTCCATCTCCAAAGGCAGGACTGAGTCCCAGCAAGGGCCTCTCTGGGAAGTCAGAACACCAGGGTTCTTCTCCTCCTTGCcaggaggatgaggaagatgTTAGATACAAGATTGTTCACTCCCTGCCTTCTGACATAGATAAGACAGAGCCCGTGACCATGATTTTCATGGGGTACCAGCAGGCAGAAGACAACGAGGAAGAGAAGAAGCTTCTGACGGGGTATGACGGGATCATCCACGCTGAGCTGGTTGTGATTGacgatgaggaggaagagggtgaagGAGAAGCTGAGAACCCATCCTACCATCCCAGACCTCCTTCTAGTCAGGTCTTCCAGCCTGCCAGACCAACACCACTGCCGAGAAAGAGGTCAGAAGTTAATCCCCGTGAAAACACAAACCATAAATCTCCCCACAAAAACTCCATATCCCTGAAAGAGCAAGAGGAAAGCTTAGGCAACCCCGTCCGCCATTCTCCGCTTGACGTTCAGATGGCAGGAGATGGCACTGAGGATCCATCTTTAACAGGTAACAAAAATGGCAAGGCTTGCCACTGCTGTTTACTCATGTGACAATCTTCTCTCTGTGTTGTACCAAACCCTCTTGCTTTCAGCTTTTTTGGACCACCTCATAGCCTAATAcatgctaagatttttttttaattaatgcttATGTGATTTATTACCATCATAAGTGAAGCGATTGTcacttcaaaagataaagaaagtgaaaaaaaatgtgttgccTTCTTCGGATACTGCATTGACTGACCTTAGTGGCTTGACATGCTGCTTCTGTCATGGTATGTACTGTGTGTGAATGTATCTGGATCACTCTCCCATTGGAGCATCAGTACCAGAACTCTCCCCATGAGAATCTGATGCCAGCCTTTTGTATGTGCTTCTCTGTGGTTTTAGACTTCCTACGTAATTTAACAAACTGCCTTAAGTTTgcaagaaaaaataagacaaattttattttcagtgtgatATTTTGTTACTTTGCTATATCTTGTTTCtctatacttttataattttattaacttaatttccttaatttttctaccttttaaaatagaatatcaGTTTGTCTTACAGTATCTATAAGATTTAACTTCACATAATCTTCCCTaacttagaaaatttatttttttattttctaaatagtgGCATCCCATATATTCTCATTGTCTGTAAAGTTTTACAGCTATGTAGCTTTTTTAGCATTGACTAGAAGATAACACTTTTTTCTACGAAGGTGATAGCTCACCAGTTTAGATTCCTTGCTATCACTTGAATACTGTATTCTActtatttataaacaataaatacgaatatgataaaaatcatttataatagcTACACTTACCATGGCTAAAGACATAAGTCAAATTACCCAGACACAGGTACTGGATGTGTGAAAGCAagagtaattttaaatgttttaatggaagaattttcattaaaaagcagTAACTGTTAAGTCCCAGCTAATCCAGCAATCAAAGAACCTGCTAATGCTTCAGAACTGTGGTAGTAACTGCACAGCTCAGGAaggtttcttcctctgaaacCCAGAAACCCAGTCTCGGGTTCCCAGTAATACAATGAAATGGACCTCTTCCATTTTTCTAAGTAGTTAAATTAGGCCTATCAGTTGTAAATGTAATTATCTGAAGAATTTCTAACCTCTTGATAAGTGTACAGTTATATTATCCTCCTAAATTAGAGTTGAGTGGTATGTCCCCACAATGGAAACCTGCTAAAACTTAAAAGTTCTGTTCTCTTTTGAGAATGAGCTTTGTTTGCCAGTCGAACTTTGcatcttaaattcattttttaaacaatgacacaggagacttaaggaaaaaaatgaacattctaTTTATGGTCAAGACATTACCCAATGTAAAacctcccattttttaaatttgaatgttAGCCAGCTCCTCCTGAACACCCTTATTCCTTCTCCCCTACCCAAGTCAACACATGTATCCCATAGAAAAAGACAGGAAGTGACTAATGTTTCCAGACGACACTAATCATGCTACTgaactaaaataatgaaaacaggaaGACTTTTTCCAAAGTAACAATACAAAGTTTTGTACTATCAATCAAAGCATCTTATAAACAGAATGCTCCAAATTCCTCACCTTCTGTCATGATATTGTTTTACATTCCTGTTTTCCAATTCAGCATATGGATTAAGGAGCTAATAGTTTTAATGGGTTTTAAAAATAACCCTCAGGGTTTGACATATGCATAGAATATACAGCATATGCCCTCAGGGGACATCCATATGCATAGAATATACAGCAACCTATGTATTTCAGTTTCACAAGCACCAAATGGGTTGAGCTTCTccctcaacccccccccccacaaaaaaatatgtattggTACTTGAAAATCCACCTTTCAGTCAATTACTTTATTTATGGCTTAGGTACCCTactaaatagaaatatttctggGAAGCATAATAGTGAAGAATTgttagtctctttttttttagtataaatgtcGCTATCAGAGCCTTATCTAAGAGCAACTTTTAACTCGGAAAAGAgcatgaaggaggaagaaaggtgggaaaaggtggAATCTGGAGATCCCAAAGACCAGATTTTTTTAGTTAAAACTTTGAATAGGATAAGACATGATGAGAAAATGTGGGCAAAGTTATGTCCATTTGCTAATGTAAACAGAACAGGGACATGTTCTAAGTATCTGGCTCGATGTCCATCACTGAGTGGCCCCAGTATGCTTTTACAGGGACTCCACTACCATCCCCACCAACTAGACAGCTGGCTTCCTTTGGGAGTCCTCACCAACCTACTTTTGTACTTTCTTCTAGCTCTGTTATAGATGTCTGTGACATTTCAGGGTGAAGGGTAGGGAACCTCAGCTCCATGGGACTCACAAGCTATTGGTGCAAAATTGCCAACCTGTGGCAACCGTTAGGAGCCAAGGGAtatggagaggaaggaggcaagcTCTCTTCCATACAGTTAAACCAGCCAAAACTATGTGTCTGGATTGCTatgagaagaggaggcagagatcggagaagagcagaaagaagaaGGATAAAGGAGAGCTGATGACCCAGGTTTTTTGGCTGCTACAACTGAGGGCCTCCCCATTGCCAACATGCTCTGGCCCTGCATATCTACTTGGAACTCACGTCGTCTACTTACCATAGGCCTGAGAAAGGAATAGCAGACCCTAACAGTCTAGAATGCCTTGTCCTCCCTTAAAGAATGGGACAGTGAGTTACTGGATTACCCTACTATTGAGGATACAGACATCCAAGATGTCCTTTAAGAACTTCATTGAATGTCCACAGCACACTGGGCATGTGTGATTTACTGAATCTAAGTTGAGGAGTAATTGTAGGGAGGAGGACTTTGCCCTTGCCTGAACAGAGACCTTTAAAAAGCCCCTTAAAATGAAATTTGGCCCCTGCTCTCATTTCTGGTATGGGCAAGGTAGAGGTCCAAAAATCCAAGAGTCAAAACTATAAAGTCTTGCCTTCTGCCTTCAGTTGACCTCTTGCTATGGAAGTACAGTCCTCTCCTCAGGTTTCACCATCCAACATCTCCCAGCAGTCGAGACCATCCTCCTGGCTACAGAGCAAAGGAAATTCTCTCAGCTAATCACAAATTCAAGACAATATTCTTGATCCTGCCATGAGAAATAATCATTTTCCTTAAGGTTCCAAGGGAAATAATGCTCTTTGActtcatttaaacaaaaacattttgtataagtagaatgacaataaaaatgaCCATTGTCTTGCTACCCTAGTAGAGCCCCATCCTTTCTCATATTTGTGGAAAAGAGCTTCTTAGAGTTAGGGTCATTTCATTTGTTAATAGACAACTAATCTATGGCTGTGACATGAAAGAACACGCTTCCCTcgttatttttttattaaacaaaatctTGTAAACAGGGAAATAGCTGGTTCTTGGGCCATATCACACATGAGTGTAATGATCAGTGCCTTGAAAGAATTTCTCAGCTTTTGGAACATGACTGAGGCAGCTATGTATGCTCTGAGGTCCTAAATATTAACGGCATGATACCAGAACATCAGGGGAGTGCTATGAAttttaaatctacatttttaaatagtttctacATCCAATATATCATTAGCAGTGAAAtatgttaaaaagataaatttgccACTTGAAGTACTTATATCTTgacaaagacattttataattacTCCAGCTCTTCATTACTGGCTCACGTTGTTTCATtatgaagaaattttttcttaCCATTCTATATCTAAGGATAACGCCCCTTAGGATAACCAAGTTTGATGAGTTAAAAGATAAACCAGCCATCATGAATTAGGGTTTATgtcaatgcttttttttctttagtagtgCATAACCGAGAAAAATGCACGAAACACAGTCATTGACCCATAGCTGTTTATCTATGGCTAATAATGATATTGTGCACTAATCCTGTATTTACTCAATGTATGCTGTGTTTGCTCTATTGATTTTTATAGAAATGGGTTCCTTCTAGCTCTGAGGCTGCTTCTACCCTAAGTTAACCATAGCTTATTATCTCTACTATCTTTTTATGCTACTAAAACAATGCTCACATTGTTGGATAAAATCATCTGAGGTATGTTTCAAACTTTCCTGCAATCTATGAAATGgtcatttacagtgaaaaataaaccttttttttataactctctctgtttttcctttaatttgcagCTCTAAGGATGAGAATggcaaagctggggaaaaaagttATCTGAGAGGTGTACCATCTACATAAACATCCTTTGAAGAAACtaagaaatgtttgcaaatttctcttctggatattttgtttctttttcctgagaCACACAAAAAGTATAATTATACCCATATTAAGCCATGTGAATAAGAAGTAgtcattatttgtttaaaaaatccaaaaaaagcTAGGGAGAACAAAtgcttaaattttccttttacttgATATGATTCAGCGGGGAGGGGGAAACCAAGATGTTTTTATTGTATTGATACCAAAGCATTTCTAATAAGAgcttgttaaatttaaaaataaagttatttaaaatagcctGACTATATTTTATTAACTGCTGTTGTAATTTTGCTAATACAAACATCATAGGAAGCCACTGTATCTCATCACAGAAATATTCATCTTCAACTCTGACAAGTAAACATGCCATAGGAAG
This region of Camelus ferus isolate YT-003-E chromosome 9, BCGSAC_Cfer_1.0, whole genome shotgun sequence genomic DNA includes:
- the PALMD gene encoding palmdelphin; amino-acid sequence: MVALDSPTGCLSLTSGMEEAELVKERLQAITDKRKIQEEISQKRLKIEEDKLKHQHLKKKALREKWLLDGISTGKEQEEMKKQNQQDQHQIQVLEQSILRLEKEIQDLEKAELQISTHEEAILKKLKSVERTTEDIIRSVKVEREETSEESIEDIYANIPDLPKSYVPSRLRKERNEGIEDDEQNRKALYAMEIKVEKDLKTGESTVLSSIPLPSDDFKGTGIKVYDDGQKSVYAVSSNHSAAYNGTDGLAPVEVEELLRQASERNSKSPTEYHEPVYANPFCRPTTPQREKVTPGPNFQERIKIKANGLSNDMNGSIHNMDNGLSEERGNSFNHVSPIRPIPHPRSMTHQAEEMPHSLQKRMTTPWEESHVMQDQYAPSPKAGLSPSKGLSGKSEHQGSSPPCQEDEEDVRYKIVHSLPSDIDKTEPVTMIFMGYQQAEDNEEEKKLLTGYDGIIHAELVVIDDEEEEGEGEAENPSYHPRPPSSQVFQPARPTPLPRKRSEVNPRENTNHKSPHKNSISLKEQEESLGNPVRHSPLDVQMAGDGTEDPSLTALRMRMAKLGKKVI